In Aegilops tauschii subsp. strangulata cultivar AL8/78 chromosome 3, Aet v6.0, whole genome shotgun sequence, one genomic interval encodes:
- the LOC120976277 gene encoding uncharacterized protein: MVSWSDDSEESGYEYSSGGSPIKIPATIEDPNYSGVDDEVMVMCEHGQPAKRHVCFEGISTGRRFIACGLDEASSCGVVHWVDEEWPEHLQNALHKLWLLYEDCQRANRMACLEHSSLVHNLTSQKNKLQETYEKLVEDVNNLLDTQDNIPKENGVQQGEHEEITPPLDNNISALKEQLGAMDAENKELKQKVDQLKSIQVAQGNVIRNLKFAHLKEKEKLSTERRNLEFHIADLVKASDKNKRKLKDIKDICDEE, from the exons ATGGTTTCGTGGAGCGACGACAGCGAGGAATCGGGCTACGAGTACTCTTCAGGCGGCTCCCCTATCAAG ATCCCGGCTACAATCGAGGACCCGAACTACTCTGGTGTTGATGATGAGGTGATGGTGATGTGTGAGCATGGCCAGCCGGCGAAGAGGCATGTTTGCTTTGAAGGGATTAGCACTGGGAGGAGGTTCATTGCCTGTGGACTTGAT GAAGCAAGCAGTTGTGGTGTTGTTCATTGGGTAGATGAGGAGTGGCCAGAGCATCTGCAGAATGCTCTTCACAAACTATGGCTTTTGTATGAGGATTGCCAGCGTGCTAATAGGATGGCATGTCTGGAACATTCATCACTTGTCCACAATCTCACATCACAGAAGAACAAGCTACAGGAGACTTATGAGAAGCTTGTTGAGGATGTGAACAACCTACTTGATACCCAGGACAATATTCCCAAGGAAAATGGAGTCCAACAAGGTGAACATGAGGAGATCACTCCACCTTTGGACAACAATATTTCAGCTTTGAAGGAACAGCTGGGTGCAATGGATGCTGAGAACAAAGAACTGAAGCAAAAGGTTGACCAGTTGAAGAGCATTCAGGTTGCCCAAGGTAATGTGATTAGGAATCTGAAGTTTGCTCATTTGAAGGAGAAGGAAAAGTTGAGCACTGAGAGGAGGAATTTGGAGTTTCACATTGCTGATCTTGTCAAAGCTAGTGACAAGAACAAGAGAAAGCTGAAGGACATCAAGGATATTTGCGATGAAGAGTGA